In Pseudomonas fluorescens NCIMB 11764, a single window of DNA contains:
- a CDS encoding C40 family peptidase, which yields MLNRFAPLVPLALVTLLFGCAAHSPVSEQAPQQQVKNSVTAQSSSVLFQEELATDKELADFADGKSYQLPVLADSILERGMSLIGTRYRFGGTSEAGFDCSGFIGYLFREEAGMNLPRSTREMINVDAPLVARSALKPGDLLFFATNGRRGRVSHAGIYLGDNQFIHSSSRKSGGVRVDSLGDSYWSKTFIEAKRALAMAPTVVTARK from the coding sequence ATGCTAAATCGCTTTGCACCCCTCGTGCCTCTCGCACTCGTCACCCTGTTGTTCGGTTGCGCTGCCCACTCTCCAGTGTCGGAGCAAGCGCCTCAACAGCAGGTAAAAAATTCAGTTACTGCGCAATCCTCTTCCGTTCTTTTCCAGGAAGAGCTGGCCACCGATAAAGAGCTGGCTGACTTCGCCGACGGCAAGTCGTACCAGCTTCCGGTGCTCGCCGACAGCATCCTTGAGCGTGGCATGTCCCTGATCGGTACCCGTTACCGTTTCGGCGGCACCTCCGAGGCGGGTTTTGATTGCAGCGGTTTCATCGGTTACCTGTTCCGGGAAGAGGCCGGCATGAACCTGCCGCGCTCAACTCGCGAAATGATCAACGTGGACGCGCCGCTGGTTGCTCGCAGTGCGCTCAAGCCGGGCGATCTGCTGTTCTTCGCCACCAATGGCCGCCGCGGTCGTGTCAGTCACGCCGGGATCTACCTCGGTGACAACCAGTTCATCCACTCCAGCAGCCGCAAAAGCGGTGGGGTCCGGGTCGATAGCCTGGGCGACAGCTACTGGAGCAAGACCTTCATCGAAGCCAAGCGCGCACTCGCGATGGCCCCGACCGTGGTCACGGCACGCAAGTAA
- a CDS encoding C40 family peptidase — protein MTMSARLALMFFAALLSACASRTPPPAPVVRAPIVFGSPQPFSPEAEDVLFRALGLVGTPYRWGGNTPDSGFDCSGLIGYVYRDVTGISLPRTTREMISMQAASVGKEGLQTGDLIFFATNGGSQVSHAGIYVGEGRFVHAPATGGTVKLDSLSKAYWQKAYLSAKRVLQPEHLARNP, from the coding sequence ATGACGATGTCGGCCCGCCTCGCACTCATGTTCTTCGCAGCGCTGCTCAGCGCCTGCGCCAGCCGTACACCGCCACCTGCGCCGGTGGTTCGTGCGCCGATTGTTTTCGGGTCACCCCAACCCTTTTCCCCTGAGGCCGAAGACGTGCTGTTTCGCGCGTTGGGTCTGGTGGGCACGCCTTATCGCTGGGGCGGCAACACGCCGGATTCCGGGTTCGATTGCAGCGGCCTGATCGGTTATGTCTACCGTGACGTCACCGGCATCTCGCTGCCGCGCACCACCCGCGAGATGATCAGCATGCAAGCGGCCAGTGTCGGCAAGGAAGGCCTGCAAACCGGCGACCTGATTTTCTTCGCCACCAATGGCGGCTCTCAGGTCAGCCACGCCGGGATCTACGTCGGTGAAGGCCGCTTCGTCCATGCGCCAGCCACGGGCGGCACGGTCAAACTCGACAGCTTGTCCAAAGCTTATTGGCAGAAAGCCTACCTCAGCGCCAAGCGTGTCCTGCAACCTGAGCATCTGGCGCGTAACCCTTGA
- a CDS encoding O-methyltransferase, protein MTARTLNLDDSLYQYLLDVSLRETPLLKRLRDETQALPMARWQVAPEQGQFLALLVKLTGARRLLEVGTFTGYSALCMAAALPDGGSLICCDMPGDYNATARRYWQEAGLAERIDLRLAPALETLAQLDQPGQFDLMFIDADKANYPAYLEHALRLLRVGGLAVFDNTLWSGRVLEQNPESEDTRAIQALNLALKDDSRVDLSLLPLGDGLTLCRKR, encoded by the coding sequence ATGACCGCTCGCACGCTCAATCTCGATGATTCCCTGTATCAATACCTGCTCGACGTTTCCCTGAGGGAAACGCCGCTGCTCAAGCGTTTGCGCGATGAAACCCAGGCCCTGCCGATGGCGCGCTGGCAGGTGGCGCCGGAGCAGGGGCAATTCCTCGCATTGCTGGTGAAACTCACCGGCGCCAGGCGCCTGCTGGAAGTCGGCACCTTCACCGGTTACAGCGCGTTGTGCATGGCGGCGGCGTTGCCGGATGGCGGTTCACTGATCTGCTGTGACATGCCTGGTGACTACAACGCCACGGCGCGCCGTTACTGGCAGGAAGCAGGGCTCGCCGAACGAATTGACCTGCGCCTGGCGCCTGCGCTGGAAACCCTGGCTCAGTTGGATCAGCCCGGACAATTCGATTTGATGTTCATTGATGCCGACAAGGCCAACTATCCGGCCTACCTGGAGCACGCGCTGCGACTGCTGCGCGTTGGAGGCCTGGCAGTGTTCGATAACACCCTGTGGAGCGGGCGGGTGCTGGAGCAGAATCCCGAGAGCGAAGACACCCGAGCCATCCAGGCGCTTAATCTCGCCTTGAAGGATGATTCTCGTGTGGATCTGTCGCTGTTGCCGTTGGGCGATGGATTGACGCTTTGCCGCAAGCGCTAA
- a CDS encoding PQQ-dependent sugar dehydrogenase, with protein sequence MHKPPFVLVIALAGGLAACGETSSLQVSDGTGPSPKLPEPNKTLIPTVNIAPAIGWPDGAKPTTAAGTQVAAFAEDLDHPRWLYVLPNGDVLVAETNAPPKPDDGKGVKGWVMKKVMGRAGAGVPSPNRITLLRDKDHDGIAETRTVFLENLNSPFGMTLVGNDLYVADTDRLLRFHYENGDTAIKSQPIKVVDLPGGTLNHHWTKNVIASKDGSKLYVTVGSNSNVAENGMDQEEGRAAIWEVDRATGNHRIFASGIRNPNGLAWEPQTGALWTAVNERDEIGSDLVPDYITSVKDGGFYGWPYSYYGQHVDIRVEPQNPDLVAKAIAPDYAVGPHTASLGLTFAEGNSLPAQFKEGAFIGQHGSWNRKPHSGYKVIFVPFSAGKPIGQPIDVLTGFLNDEEKAMGRPVGVVIDQQGSLLVADDVGNKVWRVSAAK encoded by the coding sequence ATGCACAAGCCCCCGTTCGTTCTCGTCATCGCCCTGGCCGGAGGGCTCGCCGCCTGCGGTGAAACCTCCAGCCTGCAAGTCTCCGACGGCACCGGCCCGTCACCCAAATTGCCAGAACCGAACAAAACCCTGATCCCGACGGTGAACATCGCCCCGGCAATCGGCTGGCCGGACGGTGCGAAACCCACCACCGCAGCGGGCACCCAGGTGGCGGCGTTCGCCGAAGATCTCGATCATCCGCGCTGGCTGTACGTGCTGCCGAACGGTGACGTGCTCGTCGCCGAAACCAACGCGCCGCCCAAACCCGACGATGGCAAAGGCGTTAAAGGCTGGGTCATGAAGAAAGTCATGGGCCGCGCCGGTGCCGGTGTACCGAGCCCGAACCGCATTACGCTGTTACGGGACAAGGACCATGACGGCATCGCCGAAACCCGTACGGTGTTTCTGGAAAACCTCAATTCGCCCTTCGGCATGACCTTGGTTGGCAATGACCTGTATGTCGCCGACACGGATCGCTTGCTGCGCTTCCACTATGAGAATGGCGACACGGCCATCAAGTCGCAGCCGATCAAAGTGGTTGATCTGCCGGGCGGCACACTGAATCACCACTGGACCAAAAACGTCATTGCCAGCAAGGACGGCAGCAAGCTGTACGTCACGGTGGGTTCCAACAGCAATGTCGCCGAAAACGGCATGGACCAGGAAGAAGGTCGCGCGGCGATCTGGGAAGTGGATCGCGCCACCGGCAATCACCGGATCTTCGCCTCGGGGATTCGCAATCCAAATGGCCTGGCCTGGGAGCCGCAGACCGGCGCACTGTGGACGGCCGTCAACGAGCGGGATGAAATCGGCAGCGACCTGGTGCCGGACTACATCACTTCAGTGAAGGACGGCGGATTCTACGGCTGGCCTTACAGCTATTACGGCCAGCACGTCGACATTCGCGTCGAACCGCAAAATCCGGACCTGGTCGCCAAGGCCATCGCGCCGGACTACGCGGTCGGCCCGCACACCGCATCGCTGGGCCTGACGTTCGCTGAAGGCAACTCGCTGCCAGCGCAATTCAAGGAAGGCGCATTCATTGGGCAGCACGGTTCGTGGAACCGTAAACCGCACAGTGGCTACAAAGTGATTTTCGTACCGTTCAGTGCCGGCAAGCCGATTGGGCAACCGATTGATGTACTCACGGGCTTCCTCAATGACGAAGAGAAAGCCATGGGTCGGCCGGTGGGTGTGGTGATCGATCAGCAGGGTAGCTTGCTGGTGGCGGATGATGTGGGGAACAAAGTGTGGCGGGTTTCTGCGGCGAAGTAG
- the cobO gene encoding cob(I)yrinic acid a,c-diamide adenosyltransferase produces MTDTPDRDERHLARMLRKKAVIDERIANSPNECGLLLVLTGNGKGKSSSAFGMLARSLGHGMQCGVVQFIKGRNSTGEELFFRRFPEQVRFHVMGEGFTWETQDRQRDIAAAEAAWAVSRELLQDPSIGLVVLDELNIALKHGYLDLDQVLSDLQARPPMQHVVVTGRGAKPEMIELADTVTEMGVIKHAFQAGIKAQKGVEL; encoded by the coding sequence ATGACTGATACTCCCGATCGTGACGAACGCCATCTGGCGCGCATGCTGCGCAAAAAAGCCGTGATCGACGAACGCATCGCCAACTCGCCGAATGAATGCGGCCTGCTGCTGGTGCTGACCGGCAACGGCAAAGGCAAAAGCAGCTCGGCGTTCGGCATGCTCGCCCGCTCCCTGGGCCATGGCATGCAATGCGGCGTGGTGCAGTTCATCAAGGGCCGCAACAGCACGGGCGAAGAACTGTTTTTCCGGCGCTTTCCCGAGCAGGTGCGTTTTCATGTGATGGGCGAGGGCTTTACCTGGGAAACCCAGGACCGCCAACGCGACATCGCCGCCGCCGAAGCCGCCTGGGCAGTGTCCCGTGAACTGCTTCAGGATCCGTCGATCGGCCTGGTGGTGCTGGATGAACTGAACATTGCCCTCAAGCACGGTTACCTCGATCTCGATCAGGTGCTCAGCGACTTGCAGGCGCGGCCGCCGATGCAGCACGTGGTGGTCACCGGTCGCGGCGCCAAGCCGGAAATGATTGAACTGGCCGACACCGTTACAGAAATGGGCGTCATCAAGCACGCCTTCCAGGCCGGCATCAAAGCGCAAAAAGGCGTCGAATTGTGA
- a CDS encoding cobyrinate a,c-diamide synthase: MSQPRHCPAVLIAAPASGQGKTTVTAALARLHRNQGRKVRVFKCGPDFLDPMILERASGAPVYQLDMWMVGEQESRRLLWEAAGEADLILIEGVMGLFDGTPSSADLARHFGVPVLGVIDGTAMAQTFGALALGLAKYQPDLPFAGVLANRVGTLRHAQLLEGSLTEGLRWYGALSRETGIELPSRHLGLVQASELNDLDLRLDAAAESLAASCDVTLPPPVEFAAPEVIAAEPLLAGVRIAVARDEAFAFTYGASLDLLRAMGAELSFFSPIRDTQLPEADSLYLPGGYPELHHVALAQNTSMLGAIRAHHAAGKPLLAECGGMLYLLDSLTDVEGTRAELVGLLAGDAVMQKRLAALALQAVELPEGSLRGHTYHHSLTSTELEPIARGLSPNGGRGAEAVYRQGRMTASYVHFYFPSNPNAVAALFAPDREAAIAGRPAPTVDRVLPEETQIPVGAGLPAMRP; encoded by the coding sequence GTGAGTCAACCACGTCATTGCCCGGCGGTCTTGATTGCCGCGCCGGCTTCCGGTCAGGGCAAGACCACCGTCACCGCCGCGCTGGCCCGTTTGCATCGCAATCAGGGGCGCAAGGTGCGCGTGTTCAAATGCGGTCCGGACTTTCTCGACCCGATGATTCTCGAGCGCGCCAGCGGTGCGCCGGTCTACCAACTGGACATGTGGATGGTCGGCGAGCAGGAAAGTCGTCGACTGTTGTGGGAAGCCGCCGGTGAAGCCGATCTGATCCTGATCGAAGGCGTCATGGGGCTGTTTGACGGCACGCCGTCCAGCGCTGACCTGGCGCGGCATTTCGGTGTGCCGGTGCTCGGGGTGATCGACGGGACGGCGATGGCGCAGACCTTTGGTGCGCTGGCGTTGGGGTTGGCGAAGTATCAGCCGGACCTGCCGTTCGCTGGCGTGCTGGCCAACCGGGTGGGCACCTTGCGCCATGCGCAGTTGCTTGAAGGCAGCCTGACTGAAGGCTTGCGCTGGTACGGCGCATTGTCCCGGGAGACCGGGATTGAATTGCCGAGTCGGCACCTCGGTCTGGTTCAGGCCAGCGAGTTGAACGATCTCGACCTGCGTCTCGATGCGGCGGCCGAATCACTGGCCGCCAGCTGTGACGTTACGCTGCCGCCACCTGTGGAGTTCGCCGCTCCAGAAGTGATTGCCGCCGAACCGTTGCTGGCCGGTGTACGGATTGCCGTGGCCCGTGATGAAGCCTTCGCTTTCACCTACGGCGCGAGCCTGGATTTGCTGCGAGCCATGGGCGCCGAATTGTCATTCTTCTCGCCGATCCGCGACACGCAATTGCCGGAGGCTGACAGTCTCTATCTGCCGGGCGGTTACCCGGAATTGCACCATGTCGCGCTGGCACAGAACACCTCCATGCTTGGCGCCATTCGCGCTCACCATGCGGCGGGCAAACCGTTGCTGGCCGAGTGTGGCGGCATGCTGTATCTGCTCGATTCGCTGACCGATGTCGAAGGTACTCGCGCAGAACTGGTGGGGTTGCTGGCCGGTGATGCGGTGATGCAGAAACGGCTGGCGGCGCTGGCGTTGCAGGCGGTGGAATTGCCCGAAGGTTCGCTGCGCGGCCACACCTATCATCATTCGTTGACCAGCACCGAACTTGAGCCGATTGCCCGTGGCCTCAGTCCTAACGGCGGGCGCGGAGCGGAGGCGGTTTATCGGCAGGGGCGGATGACGGCTTCCTATGTGCATTTCTATTTCCCGTCCAATCCGAACGCTGTAGCTGCGCTGTTTGCGCCTGACCGTGAAGCTGCCATCGCTGGCAGGCCAGCTCCCACAGTTGACCGTGTATTACCTGAAGAAACGCAGATCCCTGTGGGAGCTGGCCTGCCAGCGATGAGGCCATGA
- the bluB gene encoding 5,6-dimethylbenzimidazole synthase produces the protein MTDNAFSEAERQAVYRAIAERRDMRHFSGGTVEPELLRRLLEAAHQAPSVGLMQPWRFIRISDRALRGKIQVLVEEERIRTAEALGERTDEFMKLKVEGINDCAEVLVAALMDDRERHIFGRRTLPEMDMASLSCAIQNLWLASRAEGLGMGWVSLFEPQALADLLGLPAGAKPLAILCLGPVKEFYPAPMLVLEGWAQARPLSELLYENYWGVSQ, from the coding sequence ATGACCGACAACGCATTCAGTGAAGCCGAACGGCAGGCGGTGTATCGCGCGATAGCCGAACGCCGCGACATGCGCCACTTCAGCGGCGGCACCGTCGAACCTGAGTTGCTCCGGCGACTGCTCGAAGCCGCGCATCAGGCCCCAAGCGTCGGCCTGATGCAGCCCTGGCGATTCATCCGCATCAGCGATCGCGCCCTGCGCGGCAAGATCCAAGTGCTGGTGGAAGAAGAACGCATCCGCACCGCCGAAGCCCTCGGCGAACGCACCGACGAATTCATGAAGCTGAAAGTCGAAGGCATCAACGACTGCGCGGAAGTGTTGGTCGCCGCGCTGATGGACGACCGCGAACGCCACATTTTCGGCCGCCGCACCTTGCCCGAAATGGACATGGCCTCGTTGTCCTGCGCGATCCAGAACCTGTGGCTGGCCTCCCGCGCCGAAGGGCTGGGCATGGGCTGGGTCTCTTTATTCGAACCGCAAGCCCTGGCCGACCTGCTGGGTTTGCCCGCCGGGGCCAAACCTTTGGCGATTCTTTGCCTCGGGCCGGTCAAGGAATTCTATCCGGCGCCGATGCTGGTACTCGAAGGCTGGGCGCAGGCGCGTCCGCTAAGCGAATTGCTGTATGAGAATTATTGGGGAGTGAGTCAATGA
- the cbiB gene encoding adenosylcobinamide-phosphate synthase CbiB, producing MSVALLSVAAVALDALLGEPKRWHPLVAFGRFADRIEQRFNGEGRGWRSHGVTAWVIAVVPLTLLATAFSWAPYVGWIVEILALYCALGLRSLGEHVTPVATALRSDDLEEARARVGYLVSRQTSELDKTEVARAATESVLENGSDAVFAALFWFAVAGAPGVVLYRLSNTLDAMWGYRTERFERFGWAAAKIDDVLNYIPARLVALTYALLGKTRLALKCWRTQGPTWDSPNAGPVMAAGAGSLGVELGGAAIYHGELHQRPQLGEGAPADADSIDRGWQLVQRGVWLWLLILCVGAEFYA from the coding sequence ATGAGTGTGGCGTTGTTGAGTGTCGCCGCAGTGGCGCTGGATGCGCTGCTGGGTGAACCCAAACGCTGGCATCCGCTGGTGGCGTTCGGCCGTTTTGCCGACCGCATCGAACAACGTTTCAATGGTGAAGGACGCGGCTGGCGCAGCCACGGCGTTACCGCCTGGGTGATCGCGGTCGTGCCGCTGACCTTGCTCGCCACGGCTTTTTCCTGGGCGCCTTATGTCGGCTGGATCGTCGAGATTCTCGCGCTCTATTGCGCCCTCGGCCTGCGTAGCCTCGGTGAACACGTCACGCCGGTGGCCACGGCGCTGCGCAGTGATGATCTGGAGGAAGCGCGCGCGCGTGTCGGTTACCTGGTCAGCCGCCAGACCAGTGAGCTGGATAAAACCGAGGTCGCCCGCGCCGCCACCGAATCCGTCCTGGAGAACGGCAGCGACGCGGTGTTTGCCGCGCTGTTCTGGTTTGCAGTGGCCGGCGCGCCCGGCGTGGTGCTCTACCGATTGAGCAATACGCTGGATGCGATGTGGGGTTATCGCACCGAGCGCTTCGAACGTTTTGGCTGGGCCGCGGCGAAGATCGACGACGTGCTCAACTACATTCCTGCGCGACTGGTGGCGTTGACCTACGCGCTGCTGGGCAAAACCCGACTCGCCCTGAAATGCTGGCGCACCCAGGGTCCGACATGGGACAGTCCGAACGCCGGCCCGGTGATGGCCGCGGGTGCTGGTTCGCTGGGCGTCGAGTTGGGCGGGGCGGCGATTTATCACGGTGAACTGCATCAGCGTCCGCAACTGGGCGAGGGCGCGCCGGCGGACGCCGACTCCATCGACCGAGGCTGGCAATTGGTCCAGCGCGGGGTATGGTTATGGCTGCTGATTCTCTGCGTGGGGGCTGAATTCTATGCTTGA
- the cobD gene encoding threonine-phosphate decarboxylase CobD, giving the protein MLEHGGRLRKAALEYGIAEADWLDLSSGLAPWPFPVPDIPLRAWARLPETDDGLEQAACDYYGAAQVLPVAGSQMAIQLLPRLRRVGKVGVLSPCYAEHAEAWRRSGYIVREVLEQEVDFFLDSLDVLVVVNPNNPTGLSLTPSRLLDWHSRLAQRGGWLVVDEAFMDNTPQLSLAPCAHQVGLIVLRSFGKFFGLAGVRLGFVLAERKLLKLLAEQVGPWAVSGPTRVLGQACLQDTEGHARQRVRTEAASERLAALLEKHGFKPQGGCALFQWLTTEHAEALHEFMARHGILLRLFTHNSSLRFGLPGEEADWARLDQAFDAYARETR; this is encoded by the coding sequence ATGCTTGAGCATGGTGGACGGTTGCGCAAGGCGGCGCTCGAATACGGCATCGCCGAAGCTGATTGGCTTGATCTGTCCAGCGGCCTCGCGCCCTGGCCGTTTCCGGTCCCCGACATTCCGTTGCGCGCCTGGGCGCGATTGCCGGAAACCGATGACGGACTGGAACAAGCCGCCTGCGATTACTACGGTGCCGCGCAGGTGCTGCCAGTGGCCGGTTCGCAAATGGCGATCCAGTTGCTGCCGCGTTTGCGCCGGGTCGGCAAGGTCGGCGTGCTGTCGCCGTGTTACGCCGAGCACGCCGAAGCCTGGCGCCGCAGCGGTTACATCGTGCGTGAAGTGCTGGAGCAAGAGGTCGACTTTTTCCTCGACAGTCTCGATGTGCTGGTGGTGGTCAACCCGAACAACCCGACGGGCCTGAGCCTGACCCCGAGCCGTCTGCTCGACTGGCATTCCAGACTGGCCCAGCGCGGTGGCTGGCTGGTGGTGGACGAAGCGTTCATGGACAACACGCCACAGCTGAGCCTGGCGCCGTGCGCCCATCAGGTCGGCTTGATCGTGTTGCGCTCCTTCGGCAAGTTTTTTGGCCTGGCCGGTGTCCGGCTGGGGTTCGTGCTGGCGGAGCGCAAGCTGCTCAAGCTGCTCGCCGAACAAGTCGGGCCCTGGGCCGTCAGCGGACCGACTCGCGTGTTGGGGCAAGCCTGTCTGCAGGATACCGAAGGCCACGCCAGACAGCGTGTGCGCACCGAAGCGGCCAGCGAGCGTTTGGCTGCACTGTTGGAAAAGCACGGTTTCAAACCTCAGGGTGGTTGTGCCCTGTTTCAGTGGCTGACCACCGAACACGCCGAAGCACTCCATGAATTCATGGCCCGCCACGGCATTCTGCTGCGGTTGTTCACCCACAACAGCAGCCTGCGGTTCGGCCTGCCCGGTGAAGAAGCCGACTGGGCCCGACTTGATCAAGCGTTCGACGCCTACGCCAGGGAAACCCGATGA
- a CDS encoding cobyric acid synthase, translating to MTTLMVQGTTSDAGKSTLVTALCRWVTRQGVCVVPFKPQNMALNSAVTADGGEIGRAQAVQAQAAYLDPHTDMNPVLLKPNSDTGAQVIIHGRAVTTMNAVAYHDYKAIAMQAVLASHERLSAAYPVVMVEGAGSPAEINLRAGDIANMGFAEAVDCPVLLIADINRGGVFAHLVGTLELLSPTEQARIKGFIINRFRGDIALLQPGLDWLEARTGKPVIGVLPYVMDLHLEAEDGIDQRQTDKADQVLKVVVPVLPRISNHTDFDPLRLHPQVDLQFIGPGQAIPPADLIVLPGSKSVRSDLAYLRANGWDTAIARHLRYGGKVLGICGGLQMLGEQVHDPLGLEGAPGSSAGLGLLAFETQLEEEKQLRNVRGRLTLENAEVSGYEIHAGVTTGPALENAAVQLDDGRCDGAQSGDGQIFGTYLHGLFESPAACSALLRWAGLQEVQDVDYHGLRERDIERLADLVEKHLDTRLLRELCGI from the coding sequence ATGACAACGTTGATGGTGCAGGGCACGACTTCGGACGCCGGTAAAAGCACACTGGTGACGGCGCTGTGTCGCTGGGTCACGCGGCAGGGCGTATGCGTCGTGCCGTTCAAGCCGCAGAACATGGCGCTCAACAGTGCCGTGACCGCCGACGGTGGCGAGATCGGACGTGCACAAGCGGTGCAGGCTCAGGCCGCTTATCTCGACCCGCACACCGACATGAACCCGGTGCTGCTCAAACCCAACAGCGACACTGGCGCCCAAGTGATCATTCACGGGCGCGCTGTCACGACGATGAACGCGGTTGCGTATCACGACTACAAAGCCATCGCCATGCAAGCGGTGCTCGCGTCCCATGAGCGGCTGAGCGCGGCGTATCCGGTGGTGATGGTCGAAGGCGCAGGCTCGCCGGCCGAGATCAATTTGCGGGCCGGCGACATCGCCAACATGGGGTTCGCCGAGGCGGTGGATTGCCCGGTGCTGCTGATCGCCGACATCAATCGCGGCGGCGTTTTCGCACATCTGGTGGGCACGCTGGAATTGCTTTCTCCCACCGAGCAGGCGCGGATCAAAGGCTTCATCATCAACCGTTTTCGCGGCGACATTGCCTTGCTGCAACCCGGTCTCGACTGGCTGGAAGCGCGCACCGGCAAACCGGTGATCGGCGTGCTGCCGTACGTGATGGACCTGCACCTGGAGGCCGAGGACGGCATCGATCAGCGCCAGACCGACAAGGCCGACCAGGTGCTGAAGGTCGTTGTGCCGGTGTTGCCGCGCATCAGCAACCACACCGATTTCGATCCGCTGCGCCTGCACCCGCAAGTGGACCTGCAATTCATCGGCCCCGGCCAGGCGATTCCACCCGCTGACCTGATCGTTCTTCCCGGCTCGAAAAGCGTGCGCAGCGACCTCGCGTATTTGCGCGCCAATGGCTGGGACACCGCCATCGCCCGGCATTTGCGCTATGGCGGAAAGGTGTTGGGGATTTGCGGCGGCCTGCAGATGCTCGGCGAGCAGGTGCACGACCCGTTGGGCCTCGAAGGTGCGCCGGGCTCCAGTGCCGGTCTGGGTTTGTTGGCGTTCGAAACGCAGCTCGAAGAAGAGAAGCAACTGCGCAATGTGCGCGGGCGCCTGACGCTGGAGAACGCTGAAGTCAGCGGTTATGAAATTCATGCTGGCGTGACCACCGGACCCGCGTTGGAAAATGCCGCCGTGCAGTTGGACGATGGTCGTTGCGACGGCGCGCAAAGTGGCGACGGGCAGATTTTCGGCACCTACCTGCATGGCCTGTTCGAATCGCCTGCGGCGTGCAGTGCGCTGTTGCGTTGGGCGGGTTTGCAGGAGGTGCAGGACGTGGATTACCACGGCTTGCGCGAGCGGGATATCGAACGTCTGGCGGATCTGGTGGAGAAGCATCTGGATACCCGGCTACTTCGTGAGCTCTGCGGGATTTGA
- the cobU gene encoding bifunctional adenosylcobinamide kinase/adenosylcobinamide-phosphate guanylyltransferase, with protein MLQLILGGARSGKSRLAEKLASDSHLSVTYIATSQPLDGEMNERVAHHRARRPAEWALIEEPVELARVLRESARADRCLLVDCLTLWMTNLLMLDDAERLTAEREALLDCLAELPGEIIFVSNETGMGVVPLGELTRRYVDEAGWLHQALAERCQRVVLTVAGLPLTLKGTAL; from the coding sequence ATGCTGCAACTGATCCTCGGCGGTGCCCGCTCCGGCAAAAGTCGCCTGGCCGAGAAACTCGCGTCCGACAGCCACCTGAGCGTGACCTACATCGCCACCAGCCAACCCCTGGACGGGGAAATGAACGAACGGGTCGCCCATCACCGTGCACGCCGTCCGGCCGAGTGGGCTCTGATCGAAGAGCCCGTTGAACTCGCCCGCGTCCTGCGCGAATCCGCCCGCGCCGATCGTTGCCTGCTGGTGGATTGCCTGACCCTGTGGATGACCAATCTGCTGATGCTCGACGACGCCGAGCGACTGACCGCCGAGCGCGAAGCCTTGCTGGACTGCCTGGCCGAATTGCCGGGTGAAATCATTTTTGTCAGCAACGAGACCGGAATGGGTGTCGTGCCGCTGGGCGAATTGACTCGCCGCTATGTCGATGAAGCCGGTTGGCTGCATCAAGCCTTGGCCGAGCGCTGTCAGCGAGTCGTCCTGACCGTCGCCGGCCTGCCCCTGACCTTGAAAGGAACTGCGTTATGA